In Brevibacillus brevis, a genomic segment contains:
- a CDS encoding Zn-dependent hydrolase, whose product MTYHSSGISIDAVRLLSRIEQLGQIGRDGEDRLVRLAASDADKSGRDALVSWMKEADLEVAVDRIGNIFGIWRASSAEDQAPIMIGSHIDTVIDAGVYDGCYGVLSGLEVIQSLRSAGFVPSRPIVVAAFTNEEGVRYTPDMMGSLVYAGGLPVEEALASVGTDGTVLGEELARIGYAGSKEPGFLKPHAYVELHIEQGPVLEKAGVQVGAVENLQGISWQRITIEGVANHAGTTPMSLRADAGYAASRVISFLRDRAASSPTPTVATVGCISFEPNAVNIIPSRAVFTVDLRDPNEDRLQAEEAALADFLIELAAAEKVTIATERMARFTPVTFDRAIVKLVEAAAEQRGLSSMRMTSGAGHDAQMIARICPAAMIFVPSIGGISHNPREFTPEADLVAGANVLLDVVSQLASKQ is encoded by the coding sequence ATGACGTACCATTCTTCCGGCATATCGATCGATGCTGTCCGATTGCTGAGCCGAATTGAGCAGCTTGGGCAAATAGGACGTGACGGCGAGGACAGGCTGGTCAGGCTGGCAGCATCGGACGCGGACAAGAGCGGCCGTGACGCGCTCGTCTCCTGGATGAAGGAGGCGGACTTGGAGGTAGCGGTAGATCGAATCGGCAACATTTTTGGCATCTGGCGCGCTTCATCTGCAGAAGATCAAGCGCCCATCATGATCGGATCGCACATCGATACGGTCATCGATGCGGGAGTGTACGACGGATGCTATGGTGTGCTCTCCGGGCTCGAGGTCATTCAGTCGTTGCGGTCAGCGGGCTTTGTCCCTTCTCGTCCGATTGTCGTCGCTGCGTTTACGAATGAAGAAGGGGTGCGCTACACACCCGACATGATGGGGTCGCTGGTGTATGCCGGCGGGCTGCCAGTTGAGGAAGCATTGGCTTCCGTCGGGACGGATGGCACCGTACTCGGCGAAGAATTGGCGCGGATCGGCTATGCCGGTTCGAAGGAGCCTGGCTTTTTGAAACCCCATGCCTATGTCGAGCTTCACATTGAACAAGGTCCTGTATTGGAAAAGGCAGGCGTTCAGGTAGGGGCCGTTGAGAACCTCCAGGGCATTTCGTGGCAGCGGATCACCATAGAAGGGGTCGCAAACCATGCCGGTACCACGCCTATGTCGCTGCGGGCAGATGCCGGATACGCAGCGTCACGCGTCATTTCCTTCCTGCGGGACCGGGCGGCGAGCTCACCGACACCTACCGTAGCAACGGTCGGTTGCATCAGCTTTGAGCCCAATGCGGTCAATATCATCCCTTCCCGCGCTGTATTTACCGTTGATCTGCGCGACCCCAACGAGGATCGCTTACAAGCTGAGGAAGCGGCTCTGGCGGACTTTCTCATCGAACTGGCTGCTGCCGAAAAAGTGACGATCGCCACCGAGCGCATGGCTCGCTTTACACCTGTCACATTCGACAGAGCGATTGTCAAGCTGGTGGAAGCCGCAGCCGAGCAGCGCGGATTGTCCTCAATGAGGATGACGTCCGGTGCCGGACATGACGCCCAGATGATCGCTCGCATCTGCCCGGCAGCGATGATTTTCGTACCGAGCATCGGGGGCATCAGCCACAACCCTCGCGAATTCACACCAGAAGCGGATCTGGTTGCCGGAGCGAATGTGCTGCTGGACGTGGTCAGCCAGCTGGCAAGCAAACAGTAA
- a CDS encoding ABC transporter permease: MNAIEFLTRYWGQIVELTGEHLYMSASAILISIAVGIPLAVWMTRNRKIAVAIQSVINIIQTIPSISLLLIIMIFLGLGYSTAIVALALYSLLPIVQNTYAGLENVDKSMIEAGAGMGMTPLQLLTQVKFPLAMPIILAGIRIAAVVAVGSATIATFVGAGGLGEMIMRGISTTDDQKILAGAIPAAILVIAVDMLIGKVEKKATFRVQAKSVKEQ, from the coding sequence GTGAATGCCATCGAATTTCTGACAAGGTACTGGGGGCAAATCGTGGAGCTGACCGGGGAGCATCTCTACATGAGCGCGAGCGCCATTCTCATCTCGATCGCGGTCGGCATCCCGCTGGCGGTATGGATGACCCGCAACCGCAAAATCGCGGTGGCGATCCAGTCGGTCATCAACATCATCCAGACCATTCCGTCGATTTCCCTGCTGCTGATCATCATGATCTTTTTGGGACTGGGGTATAGCACCGCCATCGTCGCGCTCGCGCTCTACTCCCTGCTGCCGATCGTCCAAAATACGTACGCCGGTCTGGAAAACGTGGACAAAAGCATGATCGAGGCGGGAGCCGGCATGGGGATGACGCCGCTGCAGCTGCTGACCCAGGTGAAATTTCCGCTGGCCATGCCGATCATCCTGGCGGGCATCCGTATCGCGGCAGTCGTGGCCGTAGGGTCCGCTACCATCGCGACGTTCGTCGGCGCGGGCGGACTTGGGGAGATGATCATGCGAGGCATTTCCACGACGGATGACCAGAAGATCCTGGCGGGTGCGATCCCGGCTGCGATTCTGGTGATCGCGGTCGACATGCTGATCGGGAAGGTCGAGAAAAAGGCGACGTTCCGCGTTCAGGCAAAGAGCGTGAAAGAGCAATAA
- a CDS encoding osmoprotectant ABC transporter substrate-binding protein, which translates to MKIRWMRVLVMAVFAVVIAAGCGSGDVVKIGHQPTTEQTILAQMLKQVIEGNSDLKTQLVGGLGATPVVLKAMESGDIQISAVRYVGTDLTSSLGLKEFSKDPKEAFELVKKGVAEKFDQEWFPSYGFDNTYIFTVRKEVAEKYHLQKISDLAKVADQLHLGTDSGWLERPNDGYEAFKQAYGFSFGKTTPMDIGLVYKAVANGEVDIVLAYSTDSRLKEYNLVTLQDDKKFFPPYGASPVVRNDTLKQHPQLTELIGKLTNRIDTATMTALNYQVDIEKRDPEEVARTFLKEQGLIKE; encoded by the coding sequence ATGAAAATCAGATGGATGCGTGTGCTGGTCATGGCGGTGTTCGCGGTCGTCATCGCAGCTGGCTGCGGCTCGGGTGATGTCGTCAAGATCGGGCATCAGCCGACGACGGAGCAGACGATTTTGGCCCAGATGCTAAAGCAGGTGATCGAAGGCAATTCCGACCTCAAGACACAGCTGGTGGGGGGGCTGGGGGCGACGCCTGTCGTGCTCAAGGCGATGGAGAGCGGCGACATTCAAATCTCCGCGGTGCGCTACGTCGGTACGGATCTGACGAGCAGTCTAGGACTGAAGGAATTCAGCAAGGACCCCAAGGAAGCCTTTGAGCTGGTGAAAAAGGGCGTGGCCGAAAAGTTTGACCAGGAATGGTTCCCGTCTTACGGCTTTGATAATACGTACATTTTTACGGTACGCAAGGAAGTGGCGGAGAAATATCATCTGCAAAAAATCTCCGACCTGGCGAAAGTGGCGGACCAGCTGCACCTGGGCACCGATTCCGGCTGGCTGGAGCGGCCGAATGACGGGTACGAAGCCTTCAAGCAGGCGTACGGCTTCTCCTTTGGCAAAACGACGCCCATGGACATCGGACTCGTCTACAAGGCGGTCGCAAACGGGGAGGTGGATATCGTCCTCGCCTACTCCACGGACTCTCGCCTGAAGGAATACAACCTCGTCACGCTTCAGGACGACAAGAAGTTCTTCCCGCCGTACGGAGCTTCTCCGGTCGTCCGCAACGATACGCTGAAGCAGCATCCGCAGCTGACGGAGCTGATCGGCAAGCTGACGAACCGGATCGATACGGCGACGATGACGGCGTTGAATTATCAGGTAGATATCGAGAAGCGCGATCCGGAAGAAGTCGCCCGGACGTTTTTGAAGGAGCAAGGCCTGATCAAAGAATAG
- a CDS encoding ABC transporter permease, protein MNEFIQFVSERREQLLSLLWQHTYISVLAVAAGFLIAVPLGILLTRTEKINRYVIGFVNILQTIPSLALLGLMIPLLGIGAVPAIAALFLYSLLPMLRNTYTGIREVDPALKEAARGMGMTGWQILFKVELPLALSIILGGFRTATIYTISWATLAAVIGGGLGYLVFTGLGVANDSMLLAGALATAMLATIADFVTRKIQAICTPKGLR, encoded by the coding sequence ATGAACGAGTTTATTCAGTTTGTAAGTGAAAGAAGGGAGCAGCTTCTGTCCTTGCTCTGGCAGCATACGTACATTTCCGTACTCGCGGTGGCGGCCGGCTTTTTGATTGCGGTTCCGCTCGGTATCCTATTGACCCGGACGGAAAAAATCAACCGGTATGTCATCGGCTTTGTCAATATTTTGCAGACGATCCCCAGCCTGGCTCTGCTCGGTCTGATGATTCCGCTTTTGGGGATCGGCGCGGTGCCCGCCATTGCAGCTTTGTTCCTCTACTCGCTGCTGCCCATGCTGCGCAATACGTATACGGGAATCAGGGAGGTGGACCCGGCCCTGAAAGAAGCGGCGAGAGGAATGGGGATGACCGGCTGGCAAATTTTATTCAAGGTCGAGCTGCCGCTTGCCCTCTCGATTATTTTGGGAGGCTTTCGGACGGCGACGATCTATACCATCAGCTGGGCGACGCTCGCTGCAGTGATCGGAGGAGGACTCGGCTATCTGGTGTTTACCGGACTTGGGGTTGCAAACGACAGCATGCTGCTCGCAGGAGCGCTTGCAACCGCAATGCTGGCGACGATTGCCGACTTTGTCACACGGAAAATTCAAGCGATATGCACGCCGAAAGGGCTGAGATAG